In Glycine soja cultivar W05 chromosome 10, ASM419377v2, whole genome shotgun sequence, the genomic stretch tATTAGTTAGATATCTGTACCGTAACAATTGAAGTTTATATACATactgttatattttttacttttatattattaaagttCAGTATTATATGATTTAGTGTACTATACAAATCTTTTGAATATAAAAcagttaaatattatatatttattatatgatattatAAGATGCATTCCGTCTCAACTTTATTTTCtacttttgtattattttatgttattaaagcttaatattataagatatatgatttgattttatgtGTAGTTTTGGATGTTACATGGtataaataatgatatttttagagaaagtttaattttatggttataaaattataattagtatattatttttatttaagactattgaatatattatattaaaagtaaaaatattaatttattattacctaattaatcataatttaactacaattgaatcatttaattttaaaccgGTATCTTTATCGTTTCAGTGACCAGTGCACTTTTAAAAACCCTGCAAATAACAAAAGCCAAACAAATGGGCACATttagttaagaaaatattttttatttttatttgattattttatgttttcatttttcatttatgaAATTCAGGAAAtagaaagttgaaaaaaaatgttaaaacaaaagatccctaaatttttaaaattttacgggatcaaatttcatatataattttgagaATTGATCATATCCAATTTAAAGTGATCATATCTAATTTTCCGAAAATACTTCGAACTCCATTTTTCTgtgaaaaaaattcttaaaactagaaactaaaaagattaaatttgtaGTATGCCCACAAAGGCCAAAATTTCAGCGACATTTGCACAAATGAAAATCATAGAAGGGCAAAGTTATGTTCTTCCTTCTTCTGTTTTATGCTAGCTCGGGACCAGAAGGTAGTGCCTCATAACCATCATGGTGCGTTGTAATACCTCCTCTTTCAACTGGAATGCACTTGAGTATGACAGATATAGGCATGCTAAATGCTCCTATTACAACGCTGAGCACCCAGAATTGCCAGCTTAGAGGCACTGTGCTGGCAAATGTTCCCAGGAACTCAACTATGAGTACTTGAAACACCACTGTGGAGAATATCACCGTGAAAAATATCCAGCTCTCAAACATGCCTTTGAATATGTTTATCTTTTCGATTTCTCGGCTGTTTATCTCATTGAAAACCTTGCAAAAGAAAGAGTGGCGAAGGTGAAACAGCACACAAAATAAGCACAACGCAATGGAACTCGATCATTTTATACATCATCTTGAATGGTTTACCATAGTATTAAAGCCAAATTGAGGAATCATAGGGGGAATAGCAAAGGTATTAACATGTTAAAACTGAGTTTTATAGTCAATTAAGCATGCACTGTCGCAATCACCGTTACTATGACTTTTGAGTTTGTGATATATCTTATTTTTCAGTTGTCAGttcatgtattatttattttagaacttTTCAGTAAATCATCAATACACCCAAAAAGAGGGAGTTTCCGCTATTCACATTTTCATATATCTTATTTTCACATAAAGGTCAAGTATAACAGTAACAATAATATGTAATTCAAATTACAGAATTCATAACAAATGAAGATTATTATATGACACATTCTTCTGTCCAAGCTTTATTATATCTTTTAATCATGCTCAActtttcttccactttttaTCAACTATTTGGATTAAAACATCATGTGGTTTCTTTAAAAAGTCTAACCATCTATTTGCCAATTACAATCATCACGGTGTTAGAGAGGATGCATGTGATACTTTACCTGGCAAAATACAAAGGAGTTGAATATCAAAGTGTTGAGCACTATAGTCGCATCTGGACCATTAATTCTCAGTAGCCTCTTCCCATCAAAAGTGAGGACCGCAAGGACAATTAGTTGATATAAACTTTGACCAAAAATATTCCTCCACATGGGTTTGGTGATAAAATTTGTTGTCCTTCCAACTGGGGGTCTTAGCATAAGTCCATCATTGGGAGGTTCAGTGGCCAAAGCCAATGCACCCAGAGTGTCCATAATCAAGTTGACCCAAAGCAACTGAACAGCTGTGAGGGGAGCAGATCCTGAAAATAAGGAAGAAAACTTAATCGGCTGTTCATTGAAACAGATTCAACAACACTGCAGtggaaacaaaatttttatgAATCAACAAACCTGTGATGCATGCAGAAACAAAGTTAATAATCAGAGCAACAATATTGACTGTTAACTGAAACTGCACAAATTTTTGAATGTTTATGTATATGGCCCGTCCCCATCTGGCCACATTGACAATAGTAGTGAAGTTATCATCCATTATAATGACATCAGCATTTTCTTTGGCAACCTGTAAAaggtataattttaaaaaaggaaaaatagtaTTGGTGATAACGTCAACcagacaataatataaaatagacaTCGAAACAAATATGAcaagaattttgaaaataaaaaaggcacAACACATAAAATAGGAGATTGTCCTTTGAAGGCATCAATGTTTATGGCTATGGTAATAAGGATTTCGAAAAActgcagttttcttttactatacTGCTTCCTGAATATAGATAATAACAGACTTGTTTAATAGTCAGTCTCATCTATCAAGGATCTAGTCTGGCTCCACCACTCTAAACAGAAAGTGAAGTATGGACAAGAGGGAAATGGAAAATGTATAACAtcaattaagaaatatataatgTAACTAGAACAGAAGATAATAGTTTGTCTTAAACAAGATGCCAAGCAACTAAGCAAAAACAGTACAATGAACTGCTACACGTAATACCGTCAGATACACCATAGTAAATCAATCATGGGCACAAACCTCTGTTCCAGCTATGCCCATAGCAAGCCCAATGTCTGACTCATGCAGTGCAGGAGCATCATTGGTTCCATCACCAGTAACAGCTACAACCTCACCAAACATATTCCTCAAACGGGTTACCAAGGTATGCTTGTCAAGAGGTAAGGATCGCGCCATAACCTGAAACCATGTTAAGCACATAAGAAAGACAGGCATCGTGAATGAGTAATGAAAATCACAGAACTTACAATGAGATTACAACCTGAATTCTTGGTATAATACTCTTCATTTGCTCTGTAGACAAGTCCCGAAAGTGGGGTCCTTCTATGGCCACACCATCCTCTGTAAGAATGCCACATTCTCTAGCTATAGCCCTAGCCGTATTTATGTTATCACCAGTTACCATGCGGACAGTTATTCCAGCAGCTAAACAAGTTTTAACAGCTTCCCTAACCCCAGGGCGCACAGGATCCTTGATTCCCACAATGGCTATCAGAGTATAGCTATCTTCAGGGATGCTGCTTTCTCCTTGGGTTCCATTTACATCTTTGAGAGCTAAACAAAGAGTTCTCAAAGCTTCATTGGCAAATCCATTTATAATGTCAGAGACTTTCTTTGCCTGCTCATCAGAAAGATCAACAGCTGTTCCATTTGGATCAATAACTTTGTTACACAATTTTAATACTATTTCTGATGCACCTTTGCAGAAAGCTTGGACACCTCCATCAGGAAGACCTACTAGCACAGACATCTTCTTCCGGACTGAATTGAAAGGCACAACCTTAAGTATCTTATATGTTCCACGCTGCGCTTCAAAATCACCACCTGCAAGCAAGCCAAATTCCAATAATGCTGATTCTGTTGGTGTTCCTAGTATTGTCGTTTTTCCATCTTTGTCCTTAACAACTTCGGAAGAAGTATTTTGAAATATAGACCGCAAAAGGATGCTTAAAACTTCTTCAGATATCTCTGTCTTCAGTTTGTCAATACTCTCATTGCCTTTAATCTCATTGATCTTTCcacatatccaaattttattAACCACCATATGGTTAGTGGTCAATGTTCCTGTTTTATCTGTGCAGATGCAGGTCGCCGAGCCCATAGTCTCGCAGGCAGAAAGATGTCTCACAAGTGCTTTATCCTTCATTAACTTTTTCATCGCAAAAGCAAGACTTAGTGTCACAGCTAATGGCAATCCTTCAGGAATTGCAACAACTATTATGGTTACCGCAATAGCAAAGTAGTCCAGCAGCTTCAATGCATCATTTGAAGACCAACTAGCAAACTCCCCACGAACTGCTTTTTCAACAACAAACCTTATTGTCAACACCACAAATGTCAGCACAGAAAAAGTCAAACCAATTTTACCAATAACTGTAGCAACTCCATTCAATTTCACCTGCAGTGGAGTCTCATCCTCTCCTCCCTCACTTAGAGTTTCCATCAACTTTCCCCATTCGGTCCTCATGCCAACAGTTGTAACTATCATCTTCCCCTGACCATCTTGTACTTTGGTTCCTGAAAGAAGAAAAGGTCTTTCTTCATCTATATTTACGGGCTCGCTCTCACCTGTCAAACTTGACTCATCAATTACCAAAGAATACCCTGATATATAAATTCCATCAGCTGGAACTTGATCACCGGTTGACAAATGAACAATATCTCCCACAACCAAATCATAAATTGAGACCTTCTGTCTTTTTCTGTCTCTCGTGACCTGAACAaagatctttttcttttctttgtctaAATCCCTGAACTGCAGGGATTGCTGGTAGTCACTGATGGCAGTAACAATGACCACCAAGAATATACTAAGTATGATTCCCAGACCATCATAAACACCTTTTGGCCACCCTTCAGTGGGAAGCCCTATAGCTATAGAAACTATAGCACAAACCATGAGAATCATTAGTGTTAAGTCATGCAGTGCTTCCCAAACAAACATCAGGAAGCTTTTAGAAGGTTTCTCAGTATAACGGTTGACTCCATAAATATCTTGCCTGGTATCTATACTGTCTTGACCAACACCGTCATCGGCTGAGGCACTGAGTTTCTCTATAATCCCTTCAACTtgaccaatttttttatagtaattgtAGTCATGGCCTCGAACAACTGATGCAATATCATCTGGTTCAATACTAAAACCAGCTTCTCTCGTCTTTTCTGACACTTTGTATTCAGCTGGAGGAAGAACTGGAAAATCACATGAATCAAGATAGCCCACACATAAAGAAAAGTGATTAGTTCTAAAGCAATCATAACATcatgagttttaattttaattataaaaattggagCAGCTTACCGCTGATAaattgatctgctgcccttctaACAGTGAGAGCGGTCCGAATCGTGCTCTGATGGagtaaataaacataatattgtcAAACTagataacaaattaacaatgtataacaaaaaaaaaatttaatagggGAATAACGGTAATTGCATCTGGTAGAGGTCATTGTCATGCATTTAGCACATACAATGACACATCCttactataaaatataaatcaaaatacATTATCCTGTATCATATCTTGCATACAGGTATTCTATAAAATACTTGCTAAAATTGAACTTTGTGAATATTTATTTGAACTCTTTCTAGCAAAATGGGTTGAATTTTAGgatcaaataaagtttgttgTGGTATCCACTTGTAGAATTCTGAACACGTAGCAAGCTAGCTAGCAACAAGAGAAAATGTTGTAGGATAGCCTCTAGCTTCATTTTTCATATGAATTTGTAATAGCAAAGATTGTTTGTGATGCAAGAGAATTGTGGTTCACACTACTATAGGAGCAATTTACCGTTATAATATACAGATCTAAAATAGAAACTGTAGCtgttacaaaatataattaaaataaataaataaatgtttcctGAGTAGTGTTGAGACCCTATACTttatctccttttctttttatccaaattatcaagggtgtgtttggtttaaggGGATGAATTTGAGATGCAATTGAATTGAGGTGTTTTAGGTACGAAAGTTGTGAAATGGATGTTTGTTAGGGGTGAATGTGGGctgcaatttttaaaaaattgtgggTCCTATGGGATAAAGTAAAACTTTCACCCCAAAATGAGATGAAAGGGAGTGAATTTTGAGGAAAAAAAGACGCGTCCTTCCAAAATTATCTCGGAGAACCTCGTGATCCTTGTGGATGACTACATAATTGATTATCATGTTAGCATAATCGATTATGTATCCactaaattattcaaaaattgaATAGAGCTGGCGGTTTgcaacataatcaattatgctTATAGCATAGCCGATCATGTGGTAAGATGAAATTGCATAATTGATTATACAATTTTCATAATCAACTAATAGTGTAGTTGTCAAAAAAATCCGTCACGGGTAGAAAACCTGCATGGATAATAGGATAAAATGGAAATTTGGTCCatatctattttataaaaaaaattattattatttatttactactttaattcaaaatttttaattcttttacacTCTCTTCCATCTCAATCAAACAACTTCACTTTCTACTCTATTTCATctctttccatttcttttcaTTCATCACACTTTCATCCCATTTCATCCTATGAAATATATGATTTGATATGTTTTAAGTATGAGATTATTTCACTTATTACTCATTATATAGTTTCCTTATTAACTAGTAATTGATTGATCAACACTAATTCCCTTTTCCATATTATAAATAGCATGAGGTGTGGTCTACATTGACACAACATCATATAGTAAAACACTATTACATGGTATCAGAACTTAGCTTATTCTTGACTGAGGAATAACAAAAGTCGTTCTCCGTCAAGTACCTAGTGTCCCGGGTAGACCTTTCTCTGCCTTTCTCTAAGGTTACATTTCTTCTCTTCACAAACGTGTGTGTAGTACTGCACACCTTTGCTAATGTTTGGCAGTCGTCTTGACATCCTTTTGCGGACGACCACCAACGACCATTGTTGCCTCTCCCTTCATGGATACCGAGATTTCTTTGGACTTCGCTTCTGCAAGGAAATTTACCAATGTCCCTCGCACAAATTCATTTTGTGCGCAACTTTCTTTGTGGGTGAACAGTACCACGCTCACTGTTGGGCCTGTTTGGCAGCCAGTGCGCCACCATCTTGTCGGTTTGCATCAACAACCTTTCAAGAATGTCATGCTGTCCACGTGCACAGCCAACTCAACACACCACCGCAACAACCCCACGCAAGGCCCTTTTTCCAGCAAGAGAAGTTCACGCACACAATGCGTGACACATCTCAAATGAGTGTCACACTGGAATCGTCTCCTTTTGTCTAAGGGCGCGCTTTGCTTTATTAATTGTAATCACTTGTTGCAACTACGAGCCTTCGTTGGTTGATGCCAAGGTTCTTTTGGCATAACCACATGACTGAAACtgtctttattttcatcatatTATGGCTATGTTGCAATCTTTTTTAGTAACTTCTCATTgacttttagtattttttgaaatattatttaaagtatCGTTTTTTAAAACGCTAGTTTTTagctttttataatttctttcttttttatttttagtatatttatcaaatttcttatttaccctttttaaataaaccataattttaacatttttcaatCATTTATACTTTCTAACTAATTCAGCTAATTTTACAaagcaattttaatttaacaaattagTTTTTCAGTTTTCAACTCTCAGCTGACATTCTCAAACATAACCTACAAATAGTATGAGGTGTCATCTAGATTAACACACAACATTACAAAGTAAAATACTGTTATACATCCCTCTTTACCAAACACTaactaagaaaattaaaattaatttattctagGGTTTGGGATTTGTTTCAAATCAGAATTAGAACATTTGCCTTACGTAACGATACTGACGGATAAGGATCAAAATTAAATCCTCAATTTTCTGCATTCAAAGTCCGTGATACGGTTAATATTTACTCCTCCCAGCTCGCCTCTATCGTTTTCATATATAGTTATGATGAACTTCAAGATTTGAGTCATTTGACTTCTCTTAGATGAGTCCTCAAacattagagagagaaaaaaaaatctaaatcatGGGATGATTAATGATTGATACTACATCTACTAGCATAACCAATccttaatttatcaaaattccaagtcttttaattttctaatgaatgattgaaatttctttctttattctcTAAAGTGATCAGCATATTTTGGTCTTTAGGCCCTTCGTAACCGGTAGCCTTGTTAGCTAATCCAAGTTCAGCCAAATAGATTCATATCCACAAAATCTCAAACtaaaaactttatacaagacAAATCAAGTTCACGTGTAGAAGCACTCAACAAAGCCAATGATCGTTTGGAATTTGGATGGGGAACCAAAGAagacagagaagaaaaaaacacattttattttattaaaaaataatatttttctctatttttaatttaaaatttaatttttttctcttttattttctatccaTCCTGTCAAATATTGTGCTCAATTCACAACTAAACCCAAAACGACTCTTACAGAAACCAGTGGGgttcaaaattgaaccaaaCTGTTTGATcgcaaaaaccaaaaatataagaaatcacataatttttagaatttaattcgATTTTTAAATCTtgttaataaaaatcatatcaaatcTAACAAATtgcatattataattatattaatttttattataataattattataagaattaaataatttattgtgtTTCCTTTACTTCATTTTTACTTTCATGGGTCAAAAAATAATGGTACTAACAATATTGTTataaaatagtattaaatatcaagtgatacataaaaaaaaattatgttaaaaaagaattgataatattattttatattaatattaaataaaagtgaaaatcataattttctattaaaatatgttaaataaagtaataaaaaagtaaattttattttaaaataaaatagtataataattatgtaaatttaatcaatagattttaaattataataataaattaacaaataaaaaaaccataaaattgaataaatcaaaccatataaaattagtttactTTGATTCAAATTTAGCATCATATTTAAACTGAACCAATCCATGAGTAAACCGACAACAACTGCATCACCAAAGTAAATGGTTGCTAAATTTTATTCCCTCAAAGAATAGATGCTAATTTCTTTATTCTTGGTTTGCTCGTTATTTCTAGGAAGCTTCGTTTTCTCGAAGTTATCACTacgttgaattaaaaaaaaaagttaattggtCTAAAcgctttattttcatttttcaatgccACGCAAGCAACCCAACAAACAAAATTTCACATTCTTAAGTGTCCCTTGCTCAACCACAAAAGTCACGTTAGCTGCCGTCCTTCCAACTTACTCCAATTAAAATACTAACGTCAAACAATTTGTTTATTGGGATTTATGACACTATCGACATGTTGGGCACTATGCAATAAACCCAGTCAATGGATACATTGACTTCTTCAATTCTTAtgtttataagatttaattatttaattctttaaaattttaaaaaataattaatttaattaataataataaatttattttaaatttataattttttaaaattatttttattattaatattttttttaattgtttgtcaatatattattttttcttttaatagaaGTATttctagtttaaaaataattaatattataaatattataaattaaattttataaaaaaattaatatcatttaaatttaaatcttataaataaaaaagataaatattctctgcataaaagaaaaatactataaatattCTTgcgtatttaaaaaataactagatAATTCCCCTCGATTAGTATATGGGTTATTTACGTCAGCTTgacgctttttttttttcgactCCACTTTGGTAATTtcccaataaaaaaaagaaagaaacatcaTGCTAAAGTTCgcgtctttttctttttgactttGTAGCTTTTACATTCGTAAGTTTTGCGACTTCGATTTATAGCTTTATAACTTTTTGTATGAAAATTCATAAATATGTACAAACTCTgcacttctcaagtttaatcATTTTCACAAAAAATGACTATGAATATCCGAAAGAAAGACAAGGGACGAGCCACACGCGGAAATTAACAACACAAACACGACctatttattatgtataattcttacataaatatatttcacGAATATAATGAGATGCTATTATCTCCACCTCTACTTGAAAGAAGAAACagtgcattaaatatattttttaaaaattacaaaaaatccactttaaaaattaaaaaaaaaacttaattttcattagtttttttaacttaaatttaaaaactaataacaaggAAATCTAACTCAAATGGTAAGTAAGATGTAAGACCGTtgtaaataatttcttttaaccaATTCTAacaaattgataaattaattaaaaactaattctagcaaattgtgattgagaagtttgataaattaattaaaatcacatttatatttgaattaaaaattagaaaaattacattaaataaactttaatattttaaagaacttatacattaaataaactaattaaaaaacctaaaaggaaaaaagaaaatcaactcAATCCAAATGAATTTAGATCCAATTAAGTCAAACCGTATTCAGATTTTAAATCAACAAAACATCATATAACTAAGGAAATTGATTATTATAGATTCAATCagccatcatttttcttttttctacaaAACGAACGCAATGCATATATATTTAAGAGAGCCATTTATTGTCAAGTTTGAAAAGAGGTCAGGATCCGCAATTATCGTTGTAACGACCAAGATTTTTTACTTTAGGCAACCACATTGTGATTGTAGCCACAATAGTCGTATAATTTTCTGTCATATCAAAATTCGTCAACCAAACCTAACGATGACAATTGAAAACTTAAGGATGATTGGTTtcccgtttttttttttttttcattgaaaataaaaaataataataaaaatgaatttgattgaatttttacataaatctcattttaagtaaaataaaaatgaaatgataagaaatataattttcaatatttttatttctcaaaaacaatataaaataaaaaatcaaatcaaacatatttttaaaaaataaaaacataaaccaAACACGCTCTTAGATATTTAGATCAAATAAAGGCTTCAAGGCTTTAAATTGAAATCGTCCTTGCGATTTTATCATGATTCTtgatattgaaaataattatgaacAAATACAGCTCTAATTCTAGCCGTGTTTGCGGCAGTGACTCCGAGAACCTTACCTTTGTAGTAAAAAATGGCggtcacaaatttttttttttaaatcttaaaaaattatcccaGCGGTAGCAACAAATTAAGCTGCAACGctgctttcaattttttaacattactGTAAATTCCACCAGGCACGAGAGAAATTTTCCTGTGACTTTTTAACTAACACTAATTAGATTTCGATCCGTTTCATTTTCAACAAAATCGatttaactttcttttcttctttccgAGTGTATCAACTACGATGTATTATGATTCATTACTAATCTTTTCGTACCTTACTTTTCCTATGAacctttcatttcttttttctttttcaaagccAAAAAGAAacgagagaaaaagaaaaagaacagaaCAGAACCTGTATTTTGCGGCGTTTATCTTCGGCGTGTTTGCGTTTGACGAGATCCGCGGCCCAGCGGAACCGTCTTCTAGGGTTCTTGACCAACCACGCTGCGGATCTCCATTTCTCCAACGTTTCGATGGAACGATCCCTGTGACTCAGTTTGAACTCCTCCGGATTCAGGAAACTCTCCATGTCGCTGTTCTCCGAAAAAAATCACTCTGCAATTGCATTCATTGGTAACCAACCATCGCTCGcttcaagaatatatatatgtgtgtgccCGCGAGATTGGGATAGATACTTTATTGTATCGAGTAGTGATTGGACTTGCAGTGGTGGAGCCAGCCACAGCGCGTAAATGAAACGACGAGATTTTGTGGGTGGGAGTGTCGTACACTATTAGATTGAGCTTTCAATAAAAACAGATTTTATTATATTGGAAAAGGTGTCAGGAATCACACAAATACAGTTGTAGCACTTCTTTGACTTTGCTTAACCtagtttttttctatttaaaaaatatttgaaaggtaagtttaaaattaaattttcttctaaaattatttatacccTAATTAGTACATAATAAgacgaaaattaaaattagaaacttTGGTAAAAAGaagaccaaaattaaaatttgtttattttataagactagaa encodes the following:
- the LOC114372036 gene encoding calcium-transporting ATPase 4, plasma membrane-type-like; this encodes MESFLNPEEFKLSHRDRSIETLEKWRSAAWLVKNPRRRFRWAADLVKRKHAEDKRRKIQSTIRTALTVRRAADQFISVLPPAEYKVSEKTREAGFSIEPDDIASVVRGHDYNYYKKIGQVEGIIEKLSASADDGVGQDSIDTRQDIYGVNRYTEKPSKSFLMFVWEALHDLTLMILMVCAIVSIAIGLPTEGWPKGVYDGLGIILSIFLVVIVTAISDYQQSLQFRDLDKEKKKIFVQVTRDRKRQKVSIYDLVVGDIVHLSTGDQVPADGIYISGYSLVIDESSLTGESEPVNIDEERPFLLSGTKVQDGQGKMIVTTVGMRTEWGKLMETLSEGGEDETPLQVKLNGVATVIGKIGLTFSVLTFVVLTIRFVVEKAVRGEFASWSSNDALKLLDYFAIAVTIIVVAIPEGLPLAVTLSLAFAMKKLMKDKALVRHLSACETMGSATCICTDKTGTLTTNHMVVNKIWICGKINEIKGNESIDKLKTEISEEVLSILLRSIFQNTSSEVVKDKDGKTTILGTPTESALLEFGLLAGGDFEAQRGTYKILKVVPFNSVRKKMSVLVGLPDGGVQAFCKGASEIVLKLCNKVIDPNGTAVDLSDEQAKKVSDIINGFANEALRTLCLALKDVNGTQGESSIPEDSYTLIAIVGIKDPVRPGVREAVKTCLAAGITVRMVTGDNINTARAIARECGILTEDGVAIEGPHFRDLSTEQMKSIIPRIQVMARSLPLDKHTLVTRLRNMFGEVVAVTGDGTNDAPALHESDIGLAMGIAGTEVAKENADVIIMDDNFTTIVNVARWGRAIYINIQKFVQFQLTVNIVALIINFVSACITGSAPLTAVQLLWVNLIMDTLGALALATEPPNDGLMLRPPVGRTTNFITKPMWRNIFGQSLYQLIVLAVLTFDGKRLLRINGPDATIVLNTLIFNSFVFCQVFNEINSREIEKINIFKGMFESWIFFTVIFSTVVFQVLIVEFLGTFASTVPLSWQFWVLSVVIGAFSMPISVILKCIPVERGGITTHHDGYEALPSGPELA